A single genomic interval of Daucus carota subsp. sativus chromosome 1, DH1 v3.0, whole genome shotgun sequence harbors:
- the LOC108202629 gene encoding uncharacterized protein LOC108202629, translating into MGSRGKPIFDLNEPPAEDEEENNSFFCFQPQPAVPSSSAHTSDAFTASSSSQILVNNHAFSHASSVSGFQPFIRSKGAQAAETGDDQNNLGDTNFSSVSSKSNNGDDKTASQLVLESVDDQVVEDKESFGDRSRMVNERSISGGKKDVEIKPMADMVIHGDSGPVIEKVSGSTADNIKEGCSNTASVALDTDLNDVKHIQIVETNCKPDNSTNCQEEPASVPKQREIKGAESIHALKLANNSGKRPKVDQHKEAMLGKKRSRQTMFLNLEDVKQAGAIKSSTPRRQNFTPSTTTRTVKEIRPPSLVSAPPTGEKLNKDTKQVNLSYNEGSSLGESNDPKSEGDGDMTSGAAITRSRRLNSTTDLSAEAQMSTIPRQGPWKTPTDLRQNKNSQGTSKKLTASNQSFVDTKAVAKKLPSKKQNTSSVTQYLDTSVERLLREVTNEKFWHHPEEAELQCVPGQFESVEEYVRVFEPLLFEECRAQLYSTWEELTETVSRDLHVMVRVKSVERRERGWYDVIILPTNECKWTFKEGDVAVLSSPRPGAVRSRRISSSAIDEDDEPEPSGRVAGTVRRHMPIDTRDPPGAILHFFVGDSYDPNSKSDDDHILRKLHPKGIWYLTVLGTTATTQREYIALHAFRRLNLQMQTAILHPSPEHFPKYEEQQPVMPECFTPNFSDYLRKTFNEPQLAAIQWAAMHTAAGTTNAMAKRQDPWPFTLVQGPPGTGKTHTVWGMLNVIHLIQYQHYYTALLKKLAPESYKQTNESNSENVATGSIDEVLQSMDQNLFRTLPKLCPKPRMLVCAPSNAATDELLSRVLDRGFIDGEMKIYRPDVARVGVDSQTRAAQAVSVERRTEQLLVKNRDEVFGWMHQLRAREAMLSQQIGNLQMSLNAAAVAGRAQGSVGVDPDILVARDQNRDSLLQNLAAVVENRDKVLVEMSRLLILEGKFRAGSSFNLEEARASLEASFANEAEVVFTTVSSSGRKLFSRLTHGFDMVVIDEAAQASEVAVLPPLALGAARCVLVGDPQQLPATVISKAAGTLLYSRSLFERFQQAGCPTMLLSVQYRMHPQIRDFPSRYFYQGRLTDSESVVNRPDELYYKDSLLRPYVFYDITHGRESHRGGSVSYQNIHEAQFCLRLYEHLQKTLKSLGIGKLSIGIITPYKLQLRCIQREFEDVLNSEDGKDLYINTVDAFQGQERDVIIMSCVRASNHGVGFVADIRRMNVALTRSKRALWIMGNANALIKSEDWAALINDAKARNNYMDMDALPKDFLAPKAPAYAPLPVKSARGFRSGPRQRPYDMHMESRSGTPSEDDEKSNSTLISRNGSYRSFKPHSENSLDDFDQSGDKSRDAWQHGVQKKQNYAGIMGKRDL; encoded by the exons AGAAAGTTTTGGTGACAGAAGTAGAATGGTTAATGAGAGGTCAATTTCTGGTGGTAAAAAAGATGTTGAGATCAAGCCGATGGCTGACATGGTAATTCATGGGGATTCTGGTCCTGTCATCGAAAAGGTGTCTGGCAGTACTGCTGATAATATTAAGGAAGGATGCAGCAACACAGCGTCAGTAGCATTAGATACAGATTTAAATGATGTTAAACATATTCAAATTGTGGAGACCAATTGTAAGCCTGATAATTCAACAAATTGTCAGGAAGAGCCTGCTTCAGTACCCAAACAAAGAGAGATTAAAGGTGCTGAATCAATTCACGCGCTTAAGTTGGCAAATAACTCTGGGAAGAGGCCTAAGGTTGATCAGCACAAGGAGGCTATGCTTGGAAAGAAGCGCAGCAGGCAGACCATGTTTCTTAATCTTGAAGACGTCAAACAGGCTGGTGCTATTAAAAGCTCGACTCCTCGAAGGCAGAACTTTACACCATCTACTACTACCCGTACTGTGAAAGAGATACGTCCTCCATCCCTTGTGAGTGCCCCTCCTACTGGCGAGAAACTAAACAAGGACACCAAACAGGTTAATTTATCATACAATGAAGGAAGCAGTTTAGGGGAATCTAATGATCCCAAGTCTGAAGGTGACGGGGACATGACTTCTGGGGCAGCTATAACTCGATCAAGGAGGCTTAATAGTACAACAGACCTCTCTGCTGAGGCTCAGATGTCCACAATTCCGCGACAGGGTCCCTGGAAGACTCCGACAGATTTGAGGCAGAATAAGAATTCGCAGGGGACTAGTAAGAAACTAACTGCAAGCAATCAAAGCTTTGTGGATACAAAAGCAGTAGCAAAGAAATTACCTTCAAAGAAGCAAAATACCAGCAGCGTAACACAATATTTAGATACATCAGTGGAACGGCTTTTGCGTGAGGTGACTAATGAAAAATTTTGGCATCATCCAG AGGAGGCAGAGCTTCAATGTGTTCCTGGCCAGTTTGAGTCTGTTGAAGAGTATGTCAGAGTGTTTGAGCCCTTGCTTTTTGAGGAGTGCCGTGCACAACTTTATAGCACATGGGAGGAATTAACTGAAACAGTTTCAAGAGATTTgcatgtaatggttcgtgttaaAAGTGTTGAACGACGAGAAAGAG GGTGGTATGATGTAATTATTTTACCAACAAATGAGTGCAAGTGGACATTTAAAGAAGGTGATGTTGCAGTTCTTTCATCTCCAAGGCCTGGTGCAG TTAGATCGAGGAGGATTAGCTCATCAGCTatagatgaagatgatgaaccTGAGCCCAGTGGGCGTGTGGCTGGTACAGTGAGGCGGCATATGCCTATTGATACTCGTGATCCCCCTGGGGCTATTCTTCATTTTTTTGTTGGGGACTCTTATGATCCTAACAG CAAGTCTGATGATGATCATATATTAAGAAAGTTGCACCCTAAAGGCATCTGGTATCTAACTGTTCTTGGCACAACAGCAACTACTCAGAGAGAATATATTGCACTGCATGCTTTTCGTCGTCTAAATTTACAG ATGCAAACTGCTATTCTCCATCCCAGTCCAGAACACTTCCCAAAATATGAAGAGCAACAGCCTGTAATGCCAGAGTGCTTCACTCCTAATTTTTCTGACTATTTACGGAAGACCTTTAATGAGCCTCAGTTAGCAGCAATTCAGTGGGCTGCCATGCATACAGCTGCTGGTACAACTAATGCGATGGCAAAGAGACAAGATCCTTGGCCATTTACTTTAGTCCAAGGGCCTCCGGGAACTGGTAAGACTCACACTGTCTGGGGAATGCTGAATGTAATTCATCTGATTCAGTATCAGCACTATTATACCGCATTGCTCAAGAAACTAGCACCTGAAAGTTATAAACAAACGAATGAAAGTAACTCAGAAAATGTCGCAACTGGTTCTATTGATGAAGTGCTTCAGAGCATGGATCAGAATCTTTTTCGTACCCTTCCAAAACTCTGCCCGAAACCTAGGATGCTTGTGTGCGCCCCCTCAAACGCTGCAACTGATGAACTGCTCTCGCGTGTTCTTGATCGTGGTTTTATTGATGGTGAGATGAAAATTTATAGGCCAGATGTTGCTCGAGTTGGAGTTGATTCCCAAACACGAGCAGCCCAAGCAGTGTCTGTTGAGCGTCGAACCGAACAGCTCTTAGTAAAAAATCGGGATGAAGTTTTTGGATGGATGCACCAACTAAGAGCTAGGGAGGCTATGTTGTCTCAGCAGATAGGTAACTTGCAAATGAGTCTAAATGCCGCTGCTGTAGCTGGGCGAGCTCAGGGATCTGTTGGAGTTGATCCTGATATTCTTGTGGCCCGCGACCAGAATCGAGACAGTTTGTTACAAAATCTTGCCGCTGTGGTTGAAAATAGGGATAAAGTTTTAGTAGAGATGTCTCGCCTTCTTATTTTGGAAGGCAAGTTTCGTGCTGGCAGCAGCTTCAATTTGGAAGAGGCTCGTGCCAGTCTAGAGGCAAGCTTCGCTAATGAGGCTGAAGTTGTTTTTACTACTGTATCGAGTAGTGGAAGGAAGTTGTTCTCGCGTCTTACTCATGGTTTTGACATGGTGGTGATTGACGAAGCAGCACAAGCTAGTGAAGTTGCAGTCCTTCCTCCTCTTGCCCTTGGTGCAGCTAGGTGTGTTCTTGTTGGTGATCCGCAGCAGCTTCCTGCTACAGTTATCAGCAAGGCAGCTGGAACCTTACTGTACAGTAGAAGTCTTTTTGAGAGGTTTCAACAAGCAGGTTGTCCAACCATGTTGTTGTCCGTCCAGTATAGGATGCATCCTCAAATTAGAGATTTTCCGTCCAGATACTTTTATCAGGGACGACTGACTGATAGTGAAAGTGTGGTCAATAGGCCTGATGAGTTATATTACAAGGACAGTTTGCTTAGGCCTTATGTCTTCTACGATATTACACATGGCAGGGAATCCCATCGAGGTGGATCTGTCTCCTATCAAAATATACATGAAGCACAGTTTTGTTTACGCTTGTATGAACATCTCCAGAAAACCTTGAAATCACTAGGTATTGGAAAATTGTCTATTGGAATTATTACCCCTTACAAGCTTCAGTTGAGATGTATTCAACGTGAGTTTGAGGATGTCCTGAATTCAGAAGATGGGAAGGATCTTTATATCAACACTGTAGATGCTTTTCAAGGTCAAGAACGAGATGTTATTATAATGTCCTGTGTACGTGCATCAAATCATGGAGTTGGCTTTGTCGCAGATATCCGGCGAATGAATGTTGCCCTTACTCGATCAAAAAGAGCTCTTTGG ATAATGGGAAATGCTAATGCTTTGATAAAATCTGAAGATTGGGCTGCGTTGATTAATGATGCCAAAGCAAGAAACAATTATATGGACATGGATGCTCTGCCTAAAGACTTTCTGGCACCCAAGGCACCTGCTTATGCTCCATTGCCTGTTAAAAGCGCAAGGGGGTTTAGATCTGGGCCGAGACAGAGGCCATATGATATGCACATGGAATCTCGTTCAGGAACACCATCAGAAGATGATGAGAAATCAAACTCAACATTAATATCTAGAAATGGAAGTTACCGTTCCTTCAAGCCACATTCGGAGAATTCCTTAGATGATTTTGATCAGTCTGGTGACAAATCAAGAGATGCATGGCAACATGGTGTTCAGAAGAAGCAAAATTATGCAGGAATCATGGGCAAGAGAGACTTGTAG